CCAAATCTACATTATGCAATTCAAGATGATGATGGAAAAATTTTTTTTCCAAAGTTGCCCAATGGTGAAGATGGCTGTTGGAGATGGTCTAAAGAAACGATGCAGTTGGCTATTAAAGAAAGTAGAATTGAATTTGCATTTAATAGTAAAGGTATCAAAGAAGCCTACGAAAAAATTTATCAATCAGAAGAAAGAAATAATAACAAAAAATTTCAAAGTTTACTATATGAATTAGGCAGTAGCGCTGAAGGAACAAAAGAAGCTAAAAATTTATTTAATGATAATAAAATATTTTCAAACCCTAAACCAACTAAGTTATTAAAAAGATTATGTAAAATTGCAGGTTTAAATTCATCAGATATCATCCTCGATTTTTTCAGTGGTTCAGCAACAACTGCTCATGCAGTTATGCAAATAAACTCTGAAGATGGCGGCAATCGTAAGTTTATTATGGTGCAGATTCCTGAACCGACTGATGAAGACAGTGAGGCATATAAGGCAGGATACAAAAATATATATGAAATTGGCAAGGAAAGGATCAGAAGGGCAGGGGCTAAGATAATTGAAAATATAGCCCAGGAGTCCTCCAAAAAAAACGATCTTTTTAATGAAACCAAGACTGCGCCATCGCTTGACATTGGGTTTAGAGTCCTAAGAGTGGATAGCTCAAATATGAAAGACGTATACTATTCCCCTGATGAGACAAAAAAGGAAGATATGCTTAGCTTCGTTAGCGACATAAAAGACGACAGAACCGATCTGGACTTGATATATCAGGTGATGCTTGATAGTGGAGTGGAATTAGCCCTTTCTATTGAAGAAAGATATATTTTAGATAAGTTGGTTTATTTCGTGGGCGAAAATATCCTTGCAGCATGCTTCGCGACTGATCTGAACAAAGAATTCTTCATTGAATTTGCAAAACAATCTAAAGATAACGACTTGCTAAAGGTTGTATTTAGAGATAGCAGCTTCGATAGCGATGATACAAGAATCAATGTAGAACAGATCTTTAGACAGTATTCTCCAAGCACTCAGATAAGGGTTATCTAATGAGAGCCCAAATGAACTTTAGGTTTAAAAAGCAAGCATACCAGCTTGATGCAGTAAAATCAGTTGTAGATTGTTTTAAAGGTCAAAGTAAAATTGAAGGCATAAGATATAGAATTGATCCAGGCAAAGAAAGGGCTCAATTTATTCCAAATCTTGAAGAAGAGTTTTTGCCAGGGTTCAAGAATAGCGAATTTACTATCTCAAAAGATACAATACTTGAAAGTATTCAAAGAGTCCAAAGAGAGAGAAACCTCCCTGTGAGCGATGCGCTGAAGAAAAATATTGTCTGCGATGTGAACCTTGACGTTGAGATGGAGACGGGAACTGGCAAGACCTATGTATATACCAGAACCTGCTTTGAGCTAAACAAAGAATATGGATGGAACAAATTTATCATCGTAGTGCCCAGCATTGCTATTCGTGAGGGAGTATATCAGTCAATAGAGCTTACGCGTGAGCATTTCTTAGAAGAATTTGGCAAGCAGGCGAAAGCTTTTATTTACAACTCCAAAGAACTTCACAATATAGAGAGCTTTTCCAGCGATGCAGGTATCAATATAATGATCATCAATGTGCAGGCATTTAACGCAACAGGAGCTGACAACAGAAGAATCTATGACGAGCTTGATGAGTTTTCTTCCAGAAGGCCAATTGACGTAATAAAGGCAAATAGACCTATACTTATCATAGATGAACCCCAAAAGATTGAAGGAAATGATAAAAAAGAGAGTAAGAGTTTTATAAGCCTGAAGGAATTTAATCCGCTATTTATCCTTAGATATTCAGCTACTCTTAGAAGAGTATATAATAAGGTATACAGATTGGACGCGCTGGATGCCTACAACCAAAAACTTGTAAAAAAGATTAGTGTAAAGGGCATCTCTGTAAAAGGGCTGTCGGGAACGAATGCATATCTTTATCTCCAGAACATTGAGATTAGCTCCACAAAGCCACCTGTAGCCAAGCTGGAAATTGAGATAAAGAAGCAGGGCTCTATCAAGAGAGACCTCAGAATTCTTGAGGTCGGCGATGACCTATTTATAAAGTCAAATGAACTTGAAGAGTATAGAGGCTATGTGGTAAGCGAAATTGACGCATACAAGAACAAGATATTTTTTAAAAATGGATTAGAGCTAAGCGTAGGAGATGTGGTGGGGGATATTAGCGAGGATACAGTTAGGAGGATTCAGATAAGGGAGACCATCAAGGCTCATCTGGAAAGGGAGAAGGGGCTTTTTAATAAGGGCATAAAGGTACTTAGTTTATTTTTTATTGATGAAGTTGCAAAATATCGAGTATACAACGACGAAAATGAAAAAAACGGCGAATATGCCAAAATATTTGAAGAAGAATATGACTCAGCGGTAAAGGACTTGGGGCTAATATTTGACAAGGGTTATGAAGAATATCTAAATGCTATAAAGCCTTATGAGACCCATAATGGATATTTTGCACGGGATAAAAAGGGCAATCTTACAGACCCAAAGATTAAATTAAGAGGCGAGGATGCTGGCGAGGCTGATGACGTAGATGCGTATGATTTGATATTGAAGGACAAGAAAAGGCTTCTCTCATTCGAAGAAAAGACGCGTTTTATATTCTCTCATTCAGCTCTCAGGGAGGGCTGGGACAACCCAAATGTGTTTGTAATCTGTGCGCTCAGGCACAGCGAAAATACTATTTCCAGACGACAAGAAGTGGGTCGTGGAATGAGAATATGTGTAAATAAATATGGCGAAAGACTTGACGACCCGATCAGTGTTCACGATATCAATGTGCTAACCGTGGTGGCAAATGAAAGCTACAAAGATTTTGTAAGCTCATTACAAAAAGAGATTAGTGAGACATTGAGCGAGAGGCCCAGGGTGGCCAGTGCTGAATACTTTAGTGGCAAAATCATTCATTCTGAAGGCGAAAAAATAAAAGTTTCCAAAGAAATGGCTGATAAGCTTGAATACTATCTCATTCGAAACGGTTATGTCGATGAAAATAAAAATATTAGTGAAAAATATCACGAGGATAAAAAATCAAATACCTTAGCTCCTCTTCCTGAGAGCTTAAAAGAGTATGGGGGAGAGGTATTTAAACTTGTCGACAGCGTGTTCAGCGAAAGCGCTCTCAAGGATATTGTAGAGGATAGCTCAAGGCTAAAGCCAAATCCTATAAACGATGCAAATTTTGGAAAAAAACAGTTTCAGGAATTGTGGCAAAGCATAAACAAAAAAGCTATTTATACGGTTAACTTTGACAGCAGAGAGCTAATCGATAACGCAAAAAATGCTATTGAAAGAGAGCTTCTGGTAAGCAGTCTGGAATACACCGTTGTCAGCGGGACGCTTGAAGCAATGGATGCTGAGATGCTAAAAGCTAAGCAAAACTTTGAGATAACAGAGACCGAAAATATAAAAGAAAAAAACTCTGTAAATTCAGGTGTAAAATACGATTTGGTAGGCAAGATCGCCTCAAATACCAATCTGACAAGAAAGACAGTTGGACAGATTTTAGCTAAGCTCTCTGATGAGAAGTTCAGTTATTTCCAGAAGAATCCAGAAGAGTTTATCTCAGAAGTATCAAGAATTATCAGCGATCAGAAGGCTTCTATGGTCATTCAGAAACTGGTCTATACTCCAATAGAAGATAGATTTGATACGAATATCTTTACTCTGAATCAGGCTACTTATAACTTTGAAAATGCAAAAGAGGTCAAAAAGAATATTTACAAATACCTTGTTTCAGAATCAAATGTCGAGAGAGATTTTGCAGATAGTCTTGACGCAAGCAATGAAGTGATAGTCTATGCCAAGCTTCCAAAAGGCTTCGCCATACCTACGCCTGTGGGAGATTATAACCCTGACTGGGCAATAGTCTTTAAGGATGGTAGAGTTCAATATATATATTTTATCGCTGAGACAAAGGGCAGCATGTCCAGCCTGGAGCTTAGAAAGATTGAAGAGATGAAGATAGAGTGCGCTGAGAGATTTTTTGAAGAGTTAAGCTCAGACAATGTGAAATTAAAGTACGGCGAGATTGACAATTTTGAAACTTTGTGGAAGATCGTAGCTGGTAGAGGGTAAAGTTGTTATCAAGAAAGGATATTTCTCTTATCTATTCAAATTCAGATTGACACTTTTAGTAGAAAGATTATAATTTTTTCAAGACAATATAAAGGAGAAAGACAATGGATAACGCTATAGAGCTAAAAAAAATAAATGTAATAGTGCCTCCCGATAAGGTGGGTGTATCTTATGTATTAGATGTTAATATTGTATCAAATCCTATAACTAAAAACACAATATTATCCCTTATAGGCGGATTACCGCCATTTCAACAAGAACCAGCGGTACAA
The nucleotide sequence above comes from Thermodesulfobium sp. 4217-1. Encoded proteins:
- a CDS encoding DEAD/DEAH box helicase family protein, whose translation is MNFRFKKQAYQLDAVKSVVDCFKGQSKIEGIRYRIDPGKERAQFIPNLEEEFLPGFKNSEFTISKDTILESIQRVQRERNLPVSDALKKNIVCDVNLDVEMETGTGKTYVYTRTCFELNKEYGWNKFIIVVPSIAIREGVYQSIELTREHFLEEFGKQAKAFIYNSKELHNIESFSSDAGINIMIINVQAFNATGADNRRIYDELDEFSSRRPIDVIKANRPILIIDEPQKIEGNDKKESKSFISLKEFNPLFILRYSATLRRVYNKVYRLDALDAYNQKLVKKISVKGISVKGLSGTNAYLYLQNIEISSTKPPVAKLEIEIKKQGSIKRDLRILEVGDDLFIKSNELEEYRGYVVSEIDAYKNKIFFKNGLELSVGDVVGDISEDTVRRIQIRETIKAHLEREKGLFNKGIKVLSLFFIDEVAKYRVYNDENEKNGEYAKIFEEEYDSAVKDLGLIFDKGYEEYLNAIKPYETHNGYFARDKKGNLTDPKIKLRGEDAGEADDVDAYDLILKDKKRLLSFEEKTRFIFSHSALREGWDNPNVFVICALRHSENTISRRQEVGRGMRICVNKYGERLDDPISVHDINVLTVVANESYKDFVSSLQKEISETLSERPRVASAEYFSGKIIHSEGEKIKVSKEMADKLEYYLIRNGYVDENKNISEKYHEDKKSNTLAPLPESLKEYGGEVFKLVDSVFSESALKDIVEDSSRLKPNPINDANFGKKQFQELWQSINKKAIYTVNFDSRELIDNAKNAIERELLVSSLEYTVVSGTLEAMDAEMLKAKQNFEITETENIKEKNSVNSGVKYDLVGKIASNTNLTRKTVGQILAKLSDEKFSYFQKNPEEFISEVSRIISDQKASMVIQKLVYTPIEDRFDTNIFTLNQATYNFENAKEVKKNIYKYLVSESNVERDFADSLDASNEVIVYAKLPKGFAIPTPVGDYNPDWAIVFKDGRVQYIYFIAETKGSMSSLELRKIEEMKIECAERFFEELSSDNVKLKYGEIDNFETLWKIVAGRG
- a CDS encoding site-specific DNA-methyltransferase, giving the protein MIEKLDMRTPDFSDKNIELISRLFPNCITEQRDEKGTPRKAIDFDLLRQELSKDIVEGTKERYRLEWPGKKEALLLANTPINKTLRPIKDDSVNFDTTQNLYIEGDNLDALKLLQESYLNKVKMIYIDPPYNTGKDFVYKDNFTIDKEEELKSSGQMDEYGNRLIKNVESNGRYHSDWLSMMYPRLKLARNLLRDDGVIFISIDDHEVHNLRKICDEIFGERNFVCEFVWAGKSGSEDDSHIRNNKEYILCFAKRVNQFEVGYDLKKEEKFNLFDSKKNDFYKRQLLRKWGDNSKKEDRPNLHYAIQDDDGKIFFPKLPNGEDGCWRWSKETMQLAIKESRIEFAFNSKGIKEAYEKIYQSEERNNNKKFQSLLYELGSSAEGTKEAKNLFNDNKIFSNPKPTKLLKRLCKIAGLNSSDIILDFFSGSATTAHAVMQINSEDGGNRKFIMVQIPEPTDEDSEAYKAGYKNIYEIGKERIRRAGAKIIENIAQESSKKNDLFNETKTAPSLDIGFRVLRVDSSNMKDVYYSPDETKKEDMLSFVSDIKDDRTDLDLIYQVMLDSGVELALSIEERYILDKLVYFVGENILAACFATDLNKEFFIEFAKQSKDNDLLKVVFRDSSFDSDDTRINVEQIFRQYSPSTQIRVI